The nucleotide window TCGGCATCGCCGGGATGGTGCTCTCGGCGGTGCTGTACCGCTCGATGCTCAGCGGTGTCGACAACGCCGCCGCGGCCCGGGTCACCGAGGTGGCCGCGGGTATCGCCCGCTCCGGGCCGGCGGCGTTGGACGACGAGTTGCTGGCCACCGACGAACGCATCGTGGCCGTGCAGGTCATCGTCCACGACGGATCGGGCGGCGGCCGGGTGGTGTTGCGCTCGGCGTCCGCACCCGACACACCGCTGATCCCGGTCGGCGAGCTCGGTACCGGCACCCGGATCGGGCTGCCCGACGCCGCCGCGCAATACGGCCACATCCGGTTCAGCGCCCAGTCCGTGGAGGACCCGGCCGGCCACACCTACACGGTGCTGGTGGGCGAGGGCAGCCGGGTGGTGACGGCGACCGTGAGCACGGTGGTGGTGGCCCTGGCCATCGCCGCACCGGTGGTGATCGCCGTGTCGGCGGCGGCCACCTACCTCCTGGTCCGCCGATCGCTGCGATCGGTCGACGAGATCCGTGCCCACGTGGACGCCATCACCACCTCCGATCTCACCGGCCGGGTCCCGGTGCCCGACAGCCGTGACGAGATCGCCGCGCTCGCGGTGACGATGAACGAGATGCTGGCCCGCGTCGAGGCCGGTCACGCCGCCCAGCAGCGCTTCGTCGGCGACGCGTCCCACGAACTGCGCAGCCCGCTGGCCACCATCATCTCCGCGCTGGAGGTCGCCCAGGCGCACCCCGACCTGCTCAACGCCGACCTGGCCGAGCACACCCTGCTACCGGAGGCCCATCGGATGGCGTCGCTGATCGACGACCTGCTGCTGCTGGCCCGGGCCGACGAGCGGGGACTGACCACACGCTCGGCCGACGTCGACCTCGACGACCTGGCCACCGGGGCGGCCGAGGCCCTGCGGCACACCACCACCCTGGAGGTGCGCTGTGAGGCGGAACCCACCCGGGTGACCGGTGATGCCGCGGCGCTGACCAGGGTGCTGCGCAATCTGCTCGACAACGCGGCCCGCCATGCGGTGTCGCTCATCGAGATCACCGTCGGCACCGACGACGGGCACGCGGTACTCACCGTCGGCGACGACGGTCCAGGGGTGCCGGTGGCGGATCGGCGTCGGGTCTTCGACCGGTTCGTGCGGCTGGACGGCGACCGGTCCCGGAGTGCGGGCGGCACCGGCCTCGGGTTGGCCATCGTCGCGGAAATCGTTGCCGCCCACCACGGCCGGGTATGGCTGACGGACCGGCCCGGCGGCGGGGCGCAGGTGGTGGTCACCCTGCCCGTCGACGCCGCCGAACGCGATCAGGCGGTGGTCAGCCGGTAACCCACGCCGCGAACGGTTTCGATGGTGTTGGTACCGAACGGTGCGTCGATCTTGCGCCGGAGGTAGCCGACGTACACCTCGACGACATTGTCCGGACCGTCGTAATGGGTATCCCAGACATTCTGCAGCAGTTCGGCTTTGGTGACGGCGGTGTCCTTGTTGCGCATCAGGTACTCCAGCACGCCGTACTCGCGCGGGGTCAGCGTGATGAGGGTGTCCGCGCGGGACACCACCCGGTGGATCGGGTCCAAGGTGAGGGTGCCCGCGGTGATCACGGCCGGCCGTTGCGCGGTGCTGCGCCGCACCAGGGCGCGCAGCCGCGCCACCAGCACGATGAACGAGAACGGTTTGGTGAGATAGTCGTCGGCGCCCAGCTCGAACGCGTCGGCCTGGTCGTAGTCGCCGTCCTTGGCCGTCAGCATCAGCACCGGCGTCCACACCTCACGCGCACGCATCCGGCGCAACACCTCGTACCCGCTGAGCCCGGGCACCATGATGTCCAACACGATGACGTCGAACTGGTTCTCGGTGGCCTGGCGCAGGCCCTCGACGCCGTCGCCCGCCTCGGTCACCTCGAAGCCTTCGGCGCGCAGCCCGACGGCCAGGGTCGACCGGAGCCGCGATTCGTCCTCGACGATCAGAAGTTTCATGACACTTTCATGTCTACCGTCCGGCGCCGGGCCGGGTGTACAGCCGGTACCGGTCGCGGGCGTCGAGGGTGAGCGTGAGGTCCTCGATCAGCGGATCGAGGAACCGGGTCCGGTAGTCGGAATCGCCAGCTGCCCGGGCACTGATGTACATGAACGTCATCGCGC belongs to Mycolicibacterium cosmeticum and includes:
- a CDS encoding HAMP domain-containing sensor histidine kinase — encoded protein: MRRELLRPANWGISARSAFVAASVVFVALGIAGMVLSAVLYRSMLSGVDNAAAARVTEVAAGIARSGPAALDDELLATDERIVAVQVIVHDGSGGGRVVLRSASAPDTPLIPVGELGTGTRIGLPDAAAQYGHIRFSAQSVEDPAGHTYTVLVGEGSRVVTATVSTVVVALAIAAPVVIAVSAAATYLLVRRSLRSVDEIRAHVDAITTSDLTGRVPVPDSRDEIAALAVTMNEMLARVEAGHAAQQRFVGDASHELRSPLATIISALEVAQAHPDLLNADLAEHTLLPEAHRMASLIDDLLLLARADERGLTTRSADVDLDDLATGAAEALRHTTTLEVRCEAEPTRVTGDAAALTRVLRNLLDNAARHAVSLIEITVGTDDGHAVLTVGDDGPGVPVADRRRVFDRFVRLDGDRSRSAGGTGLGLAIVAEIVAAHHGRVWLTDRPGGGAQVVVTLPVDAAERDQAVVSR
- a CDS encoding response regulator transcription factor; the protein is MKLLIVEDESRLRSTLAVGLRAEGFEVTEAGDGVEGLRQATENQFDVIVLDIMVPGLSGYEVLRRMRAREVWTPVLMLTAKDGDYDQADAFELGADDYLTKPFSFIVLVARLRALVRRSTAQRPAVITAGTLTLDPIHRVVSRADTLITLTPREYGVLEYLMRNKDTAVTKAELLQNVWDTHYDGPDNVVEVYVGYLRRKIDAPFGTNTIETVRGVGYRLTTA